One part of the Rutidosis leptorrhynchoides isolate AG116_Rl617_1_P2 chromosome 1, CSIRO_AGI_Rlap_v1, whole genome shotgun sequence genome encodes these proteins:
- the LOC139891591 gene encoding zinc finger BED domain-containing protein RICESLEEPER 2-like yields MKSHLSLNGGLLCNEDYMHIRCGSYVLNLIVQSGLKVIQSAIVKIRESVKYVRGSAIRKLRFAERIDHLSLQCGRHERQDIATRWNSTYLMLDCALVYRRSYERLQLVDHDFKTCPTQVEWSRVEGIKKFLEPFYVITTLFSGSRYPTSNLFFHNVWRIQQCIQEELTNSDLIIK; encoded by the coding sequence ATGAAGTCCCATTTATCATTAAATGGCGGGTTACTTTGCAACGAGGATTACATGCATATACGATGTGGATCGTATGTGCTAAACCTTATTGTGCAATCTGGATTGAAAGTTATTCAGAGTGCCATTGTAAAAATTCGGGAGTCGGTCAAATATGTTAGAGGGAGTGCGATTAGAAAGTTAAGATTTGCCGAACGCATTGATCACCTTTCACTACAGTGTGGAAGGCATGAGCGTCAGGACATAGCTACGAGATGGAATTCTACGTATTTGATGCTTGATTGCGCGTTGGTTTATCGACGGTCTTATGAGCGATTGCAGCTAGTAGATCATGATTTTAAAACTTGTCCGACACAAGTGGAGTGGAGTAGAGTAGAAGGAATCAAAAAGTTCCTAGAACCGTTTTATGTCATTACAACGTTGTTCTCTGGGAGCCGTTATCCGACTTCGAACTTGTTCTTTCATAATGTGTGGAGAATTCAACAGTGTATTCAAGAAGAGTTAACGAATTCAGATCTAATCATAAAATAG